A window of the Paenibacillus woosongensis genome harbors these coding sequences:
- the fliP gene encoding flagellar type III secretion system pore protein FliP (The bacterial flagellar biogenesis protein FliP forms a type III secretion system (T3SS)-type pore required for flagellar assembly.), whose amino-acid sequence MKKKVLIVGLMLALCSMLTVSAVSAAPVNPIPDIGIQIGNSDGQPGTSSLSIILLITVLSIAPAILVLMTSFTRIVIVLGFVRNSLGTQQMPPNQVLIGLALFLTLFVMSPTLSTINEVALQPYIKGELTQTEALDKAAVPMKKFMYSHTRPKDLQLFLSYTKTAKPASYEDLPISVLVPAYAISELKTAFQMGFMIFIPFLIIDIVVASVLMAMGMMMLPPVMISLPFKILLFVLVDGWYLVVKSLLASFSP is encoded by the coding sequence ATGAAGAAAAAGGTCTTAATTGTAGGATTAATGCTAGCGTTATGCAGTATGCTGACGGTGTCGGCCGTTTCTGCCGCGCCAGTGAATCCGATCCCGGATATCGGAATACAAATAGGAAATTCGGATGGGCAGCCAGGCACGAGCTCACTCTCGATTATTTTGCTCATCACGGTATTAAGTATCGCACCAGCGATACTTGTCCTCATGACGAGCTTTACGAGAATCGTAATTGTACTTGGATTTGTGCGTAACTCTTTGGGAACGCAGCAAATGCCTCCCAACCAGGTTCTGATCGGATTGGCGTTATTTCTGACTCTATTCGTCATGAGCCCGACATTGTCTACGATTAATGAGGTAGCTTTACAGCCTTATATCAAGGGTGAACTGACACAAACAGAAGCATTGGATAAAGCGGCTGTACCGATGAAGAAATTTATGTACTCGCATACGCGCCCCAAGGATCTCCAATTATTTCTGAGTTACACCAAAACGGCCAAGCCGGCCAGTTACGAGGATTTGCCGATTTCTGTATTGGTGCCAGCATATGCGATTAGCGAGCTCAAGACGGCATTCCAAATGGGCTTTATGATATTCATCCCGTTTCTGATCATTGATATCGTCGTGGCGAGCGTGCTAATGGCGATGGGGATGATGATGCTGCCTCCAGTGATGATATCGCTGCCGTTCAAAATTTTGCTATTCGTTCTAGTTGATGGCTGGTATCTCGTTGTGAAGTCGTTGCTGGCAAGCTTTAGTCCTTAG
- a CDS encoding flagellar biosynthetic protein FliO, whose protein sequence is MNSNQPDYQPIGSDINIWGNLLTVIFVLAIIIVLIVLLIRFLGKRNRYLSQSRSIRILGAVGLGPNKSLQVIEIGGNVYLVGVGEDISLVDKISDPEEVVLLHQAFAEEGAEFPGLASVIGSLVSRFRKPTPEEEELDETRFHEVFQSQLRKMPTRKQQMEELLQDKEEQSTDRLRNS, encoded by the coding sequence ATGAACTCGAATCAGCCGGATTACCAGCCGATTGGCAGCGACATTAATATATGGGGTAACTTGCTAACGGTTATCTTTGTGCTGGCTATTATTATTGTTTTAATCGTATTATTGATTCGATTTCTTGGTAAAAGAAACCGGTATTTGTCCCAAAGCCGATCGATCCGCATTTTAGGGGCCGTCGGTCTAGGACCAAACAAATCCTTGCAGGTTATCGAAATCGGAGGAAATGTCTATCTCGTCGGCGTAGGCGAAGACATTTCCTTAGTCGATAAAATAAGCGATCCGGAAGAGGTAGTCTTACTGCACCAGGCATTTGCAGAAGAGGGGGCTGAATTTCCCGGACTGGCTTCTGTTATAGGAAGTCTGGTCTCTCGTTTTCGCAAACCTACTCCAGAGGAAGAGGAACTAGACGAGACAAGGTTCCATGAAGTATTTCAGTCACAGCTAAGAAAGATGCCTACTCGGAAGCAGCAAATGGAGGAGCTCCTTCAGGACAAAGAAGAACAATCTACAGATCGGTTGAGGAATTCATGA
- the flhF gene encoding flagellar biosynthesis protein FlhF — MRVKRYIVDTMPDAMQKIRDELGKDAVILSTKELKIGGFLGMFQKRKIEVIAASESKEATAPKGKPSRPVASSPSFPPIVPRAVPEAYRKSTAMTSQATGHSQPVATADEEKLPSKDNRLSAAVIAAAKEEDPLSQEELLRLATHKTSADTVNPASAAGSMSSASTPLSSSKEDRLFIEIEQMKMLMTKLARFQEGLPELPEPLSQVKERLAEQEVSPELADVWVDEAFTAWENDGKTMSDEELVAIIRASAQTFLKDRIGEGIQDGTKVVYIVGPTGVGKTTTIAKLAADQIFRLRKKVGFITADTYRISAIEQLRTYASILNVPLEVVQSPGDVQRAMQRLEHCDLILMDTAGRNYLNELYVAELHSLLSPSEHSETYLVLSLTSKSRDMMKITEHFSKYGIQKVIFTKLDETQSVGPIYNLLHEYPMQVSYVTNGQNVPDDLLSANNDLFTNMLLGAQRT, encoded by the coding sequence ATGAGAGTAAAACGGTATATCGTCGACACTATGCCTGATGCGATGCAGAAAATTCGCGATGAACTAGGAAAAGATGCCGTCATACTAAGCACAAAGGAGCTGAAAATCGGCGGATTTCTAGGAATGTTCCAGAAGCGAAAAATCGAAGTCATTGCCGCATCAGAGAGCAAGGAAGCTACTGCGCCGAAAGGGAAGCCCTCTCGGCCCGTCGCTTCTTCTCCTTCATTCCCGCCGATTGTGCCCCGGGCCGTACCGGAGGCTTATCGCAAATCAACGGCAATGACGTCGCAAGCTACAGGTCATAGTCAGCCTGTGGCTACAGCAGACGAGGAGAAGCTTCCGTCTAAGGACAACCGTTTGTCGGCGGCCGTCATCGCAGCCGCAAAGGAGGAGGATCCTCTTTCTCAGGAAGAACTCCTGCGTTTAGCAACCCACAAGACAAGCGCAGACACCGTTAATCCTGCGAGTGCAGCTGGTTCAATGAGCTCTGCTTCCACGCCCTTAAGCAGTTCGAAGGAAGATCGTCTATTCATTGAAATCGAACAGATGAAAATGCTGATGACGAAGCTGGCGCGTTTCCAAGAAGGTCTGCCGGAGCTCCCGGAGCCGCTTAGTCAAGTAAAAGAGCGGCTCGCCGAGCAAGAAGTCAGCCCGGAGCTTGCCGATGTATGGGTAGATGAAGCCTTTACAGCCTGGGAAAACGACGGGAAAACGATGAGTGATGAAGAGCTTGTGGCGATAATCAGAGCCAGTGCGCAAACATTCCTAAAGGACCGCATTGGCGAAGGGATTCAAGACGGAACTAAAGTTGTTTATATCGTAGGTCCAACGGGTGTCGGCAAAACAACGACCATTGCCAAGCTCGCGGCGGATCAGATTTTTCGCCTTCGCAAGAAGGTCGGGTTTATTACGGCGGATACGTATCGTATATCTGCGATCGAGCAGCTGCGCACGTACGCCTCGATTTTAAACGTTCCGCTCGAAGTGGTTCAATCGCCAGGCGATGTACAAAGGGCCATGCAGCGATTGGAGCATTGCGATTTGATCCTGATGGATACGGCAGGGAGGAACTACCTTAACGAGCTGTATGTGGCAGAGCTGCATAGCCTGCTAAGCCCATCTGAGCATAGCGAAACTTATTTGGTGTTGAGCTTGACCTCTAAAAGTCGAGATATGATGAAAATTACCGAGCACTTTAGCAAATATGGCATCCAGAAGGTGATATTTACGAAGCTAGACGAAACGCAAAGCGTGGGACCCATCTATAATTTGCTGCATGAGTATCCCATGCAGGTGTCATATGTAACAAACGGTCAGAATGTCCCTGATGATTTACTGTCTGCAAATAATGACCTGTTCACGAATATGCTCCTTGGAGCGCAAAGAACATGA
- the flhA gene encoding flagellar biosynthesis protein FlhA has protein sequence MKKAKDLFILLGIIGIVLLMILPIPTWLLDILLIINISVALMILLVAMNTKEALQFSIFPAMLLITTLFRLALNVSTTKLILGQAKAGDVVATFGSWVSQGQPVVGFIVFLILVVVQFIVITKGSERVAEVAARFTLDAMPGKQMSIDADLNAGLINEQQARDRRRKIERESDFYGAMDGASKFVKGDAIASIIILLINLIGGFIIGMSIHGMPFGEALSTYSLLTIGDGLVSQIPALLISTAAGLIVTRASSEGNLAEDITGQLFSYPKLVYIVAGTIAMLGLFTPIGPITTLPFAGMLCFAAYRMQKNLDRRQIEQEQEEEEQEIEEVRSPESVINLLQVDPIEFEFGYGLIPLADTGQGGDLLDRIIMIRRQCALEMGLVVPVIRIRDNIQLKPNEYVIKIKGNIVGRGELLLNHYLAMSPGMDDETITGIETQEPAFGLPALWIDESTKDRAELSGYTVVDPPSVVATHLTEMIKKHAHELLGRQETKALVDNLRENYAVLVDELIPSVLTIGDVQKVLAKLLREKISIRDMVTIFETLADYGTYTKDPDVLTEYVRQALSRQITQQYTQQGETMRVITVGPSLEKKIAESVQQTDQGSYLALDPASTQTVYQKLTEQINRLIQSGQQPIVLTSPTIRMYLRQVMERTMQDVPVLSYSELEPNVEIQSVGVVNL, from the coding sequence ATGAAGAAGGCTAAGGATTTATTTATACTTTTAGGAATTATCGGCATCGTTCTACTAATGATTCTTCCGATCCCGACTTGGCTGCTGGATATTCTTCTCATTATCAACATATCGGTCGCGCTTATGATTCTGCTCGTCGCCATGAACACAAAGGAGGCATTACAATTCTCCATCTTTCCGGCGATGCTGCTCATTACCACGTTGTTCCGGCTGGCGTTGAACGTTTCGACAACGAAGCTGATTTTAGGACAAGCGAAGGCTGGGGACGTGGTTGCGACATTTGGATCGTGGGTGTCGCAGGGCCAGCCTGTCGTCGGTTTTATCGTGTTTCTGATTCTAGTTGTCGTGCAGTTCATCGTCATTACCAAGGGTTCGGAGCGCGTGGCGGAAGTAGCGGCACGTTTCACCTTGGATGCGATGCCCGGCAAGCAGATGAGTATTGACGCAGATTTAAATGCCGGCTTGATTAACGAGCAGCAGGCTAGGGATCGCCGACGCAAGATCGAAAGAGAGTCGGATTTCTACGGAGCAATGGACGGGGCGAGCAAATTCGTTAAAGGTGACGCCATTGCCAGTATCATCATTCTCCTCATTAATCTTATCGGCGGATTTATCATCGGAATGTCGATTCATGGAATGCCGTTTGGCGAGGCGCTTTCCACTTATTCACTGCTTACGATCGGGGACGGTTTGGTCAGCCAGATTCCGGCGCTGCTCATTTCCACGGCAGCCGGTTTGATTGTTACCCGAGCATCGTCGGAAGGCAATCTTGCAGAGGATATAACAGGCCAACTGTTCTCTTATCCGAAGCTGGTTTATATTGTTGCCGGGACGATAGCAATGCTAGGACTTTTTACTCCGATAGGACCGATAACGACTTTGCCTTTTGCTGGAATGTTATGCTTTGCGGCTTACCGGATGCAGAAAAATCTGGATCGCCGTCAAATCGAGCAGGAGCAGGAAGAGGAGGAGCAGGAGATCGAAGAGGTACGCAGTCCGGAGAGTGTTATCAATTTACTGCAGGTTGATCCGATTGAATTTGAATTCGGATACGGTTTGATTCCGCTTGCTGATACCGGACAAGGCGGAGATCTGCTAGACCGAATCATCATGATCAGGCGGCAATGTGCCCTGGAAATGGGGCTGGTCGTACCCGTCATTCGCATTCGTGACAATATTCAACTAAAACCGAATGAATATGTCATCAAAATAAAAGGAAATATCGTGGGTCGTGGTGAATTATTACTTAATCACTATTTGGCCATGAGTCCTGGGATGGACGACGAAACGATTACAGGTATAGAGACCCAGGAACCAGCCTTTGGATTGCCGGCGCTTTGGATTGATGAATCGACCAAAGACCGGGCTGAGTTATCAGGTTACACGGTGGTAGATCCACCATCCGTCGTAGCTACTCATTTGACGGAAATGATCAAGAAGCATGCTCATGAGCTTCTTGGCAGACAAGAGACGAAGGCGCTTGTCGATAATCTTAGAGAGAATTATGCTGTGCTTGTCGACGAACTGATTCCTTCGGTTCTTACCATCGGAGATGTGCAGAAAGTACTAGCCAAATTGCTGCGTGAGAAAATATCGATCCGCGATATGGTAACGATATTTGAAACGTTAGCCGACTACGGAACCTATACGAAGGACCCTGACGTATTGACCGAATATGTGCGGCAGGCGTTATCCAGACAGATTACGCAGCAGTATACGCAGCAAGGCGAGACGATGAGGGTTATTACCGTAGGTCCATCGCTCGAGAAGAAAATTGCCGAGAGCGTACAGCAGACCGATCAGGGCAGTTATTTGGCCCTAGATCCAGCTTCTACTCAAACGGTCTACCAGAAACTGACGGAGCAAATCAACCGGCTCATTCAATCCGGACAGCAGCCGATTGTTCTCACGTCACCGACGATCCGCATGTACTTGCGGCAGGTGATGGAACGGACGATGCAGGATGTACCGGTGCTGTCTTATAGTGAGCTTGAGCCGAATGTCGAAATTCAGAGTGTCGGAGTGGTGAACTTATGA
- the fliY gene encoding flagellar motor switch phosphatase FliY, whose amino-acid sequence MTSKDYLSQEEIDALLKQANSDSPSEPTVDDYLTPLEQDALGEIGNITFGSAATALSTLLNKKVDITTPKVSIITRSQFETEFPKPHVAIHVQYVDGFEGINSLIIKTKDAQVIANLMLGGDGNPAEEELNEIHISAVQEAMNQMMGSSATSMSTIFNRFVNISPPGVDILNMSNGTGVGSLPPDETLIKISFRLTIGDLIDSTIMQLLTVKFSKEMVDSLINGAVTESTSRESVAAAAPAPAQAPVSAPAPASMPSSFEETPAYTQPPAQHPTASAAQQPPMMPPMQDQGYYPPPQGQPYHEPQHYGGMQGRNLNVQPVQFANFGAPAYGQVDENNLNLLMDIPLKVTVELGRTQKQIKDILELSQGSIIELDKLAGEPVDILVNNKLIAKGEVVVIDENFGVRVTDIVSQWDRIQKLQ is encoded by the coding sequence TTGACGAGTAAAGATTATTTGTCCCAAGAGGAAATTGACGCTCTGCTTAAGCAGGCAAATAGCGATTCGCCGTCCGAACCGACGGTAGATGATTACTTGACACCGCTCGAGCAAGATGCTTTGGGCGAAATCGGCAACATTACTTTTGGCAGTGCTGCTACGGCCTTATCAACTTTGCTTAACAAAAAAGTAGATATTACAACTCCAAAAGTTTCTATTATAACGCGTTCACAATTCGAAACGGAGTTTCCAAAGCCACATGTAGCGATTCATGTCCAATATGTGGACGGATTCGAAGGGATCAATTCCCTGATCATTAAGACAAAGGACGCACAAGTCATTGCAAATCTTATGCTCGGCGGAGACGGTAATCCGGCTGAAGAAGAATTGAACGAAATTCACATCAGTGCCGTTCAAGAAGCGATGAATCAAATGATGGGTTCCTCGGCGACGTCGATGTCGACGATCTTTAATCGGTTCGTTAATATTTCGCCGCCAGGCGTTGATATATTGAACATGTCGAATGGAACCGGGGTGGGAAGTCTGCCTCCCGATGAGACACTCATTAAAATTTCATTCAGGCTTACAATCGGAGATTTGATTGATTCGACAATCATGCAGCTTCTTACGGTCAAGTTTTCGAAAGAAATGGTAGACAGCCTGATTAACGGTGCGGTTACAGAATCAACCTCTAGAGAGAGTGTGGCTGCAGCAGCTCCAGCACCAGCGCAGGCACCAGTTTCTGCACCAGCGCCAGCAAGCATGCCTTCATCCTTTGAAGAGACGCCTGCTTATACACAGCCGCCGGCACAGCATCCAACGGCATCCGCTGCTCAGCAGCCTCCAATGATGCCTCCGATGCAGGATCAGGGCTATTATCCGCCGCCGCAAGGACAGCCATATCACGAGCCGCAGCATTATGGCGGAATGCAAGGGCGTAACTTAAATGTTCAGCCGGTGCAATTCGCTAATTTCGGGGCTCCTGCCTACGGACAGGTGGATGAGAATAATTTAAATTTACTGATGGACATACCCCTTAAAGTCACCGTAGAATTAGGAAGGACCCAGAAGCAAATTAAGGATATTTTAGAATTGTCCCAAGGCTCGATTATCGAGCTGGACAAGCTTGCCGGCGAACCGGTAGATATTCTTGTGAACAACAAGCTGATTGCCAAAGGCGAAGTTGTCGTCATTGACGAGAACTTTGGCGTACGTGTGACAGATATTGTGAGCCAATGGGACCGAATTCAAAAATTACAATAG
- the fliQ gene encoding flagellar biosynthesis protein FliQ gives MNTDFIIGLAGQAVYTVLKVSAPMLVIGLAVGLIVSIFQATTQIQEQTLAFVPKIIAVLLALLLFGPWILTTMVDFTYGILNNLSNYIG, from the coding sequence ATGAATACGGATTTTATAATCGGGCTGGCCGGACAAGCGGTTTATACCGTGCTGAAGGTGAGTGCGCCAATGCTTGTCATTGGGTTGGCGGTCGGGCTGATTGTGAGTATATTCCAGGCGACGACACAAATCCAGGAACAGACGCTAGCATTCGTTCCTAAAATTATTGCCGTTTTGCTTGCCCTGCTATTGTTTGGCCCTTGGATTTTGACGACTATGGTTGATTTCACTTACGGTATTTTAAACAATCTTTCTAATTATATCGGTTAG
- a CDS encoding flagellar basal body-associated FliL family protein yields MKKMAPWLITMLLAITLIVMAAFLLVNQMTKPNSGNEVNTAVQNVGQPAQLSADELVKVTSSMDGIKTNLSDPNYVVVMNFAFQLDRESSKESFDKIKDFKIKPIIIKTLADTKPEDLIGAKGKDNLSTKLLNLINTSLPEGKLIQIDITEFIMQAI; encoded by the coding sequence ATGAAGAAAATGGCGCCTTGGCTAATTACGATGCTACTCGCAATCACTTTAATCGTAATGGCAGCTTTCCTGCTTGTGAATCAAATGACTAAGCCTAACTCAGGCAATGAAGTCAACACAGCAGTACAAAATGTAGGCCAGCCAGCACAGCTGTCAGCGGATGAGCTGGTGAAAGTTACATCGTCCATGGACGGAATCAAAACGAATTTGTCGGATCCGAATTATGTAGTCGTTATGAACTTCGCATTCCAATTGGATCGGGAATCGTCCAAGGAATCCTTTGACAAAATTAAAGATTTCAAAATCAAACCGATTATTATCAAAACGCTTGCCGACACGAAGCCGGAAGATCTGATCGGCGCTAAGGGTAAAGATAACTTGAGCACGAAATTGTTGAATTTGATCAATACATCACTGCCTGAAGGGAAATTGATTCAAATCGATATTACAGAATTCATTATGCAGGCTATTTAG
- the flhB gene encoding flagellar biosynthesis protein FlhB → MSFRYTLDLQLFAGEKTEKATPKKRQDARKKGQIAKSQDLSGSVVLLSGFLCLLMFGGYMKERLMLLFSDVYFHRLNMDVTNENVMTMFGDYAVQILLLLAPLLLIVVVMAAVANYAQVGFLLTGEPLKMQLKKLDPIQGFKRIFSMRSLVEFLKSVLKLTIIGFLVYTTIWGERGNIASLGHVTIEDAFYFTSKLTMNLGLKIGAALFVLAVLDYMYQKYDHEKNLRMSKQDIKDEYKKMEGDPLIKGKIRERQRRMALQRMMQEVPKADVIITNPTHFAVALKYEGSEMDAPQVVAKGQDYVALRIREIAKEHGVIIMENKPLARALFQRAEIGDTIPADLFQAVAEVLAYVYRMKGKSK, encoded by the coding sequence ATGTCGTTCCGGTATACGCTGGACCTGCAGTTGTTTGCCGGTGAGAAAACAGAGAAGGCCACGCCCAAAAAACGGCAGGACGCCCGGAAGAAAGGCCAGATTGCGAAAAGTCAGGATTTATCAGGTTCAGTCGTGCTGTTATCCGGATTTTTATGTCTGCTCATGTTTGGGGGATATATGAAGGAACGGCTGATGCTTCTTTTTTCTGATGTATATTTTCACCGGTTGAATATGGACGTAACGAATGAAAATGTCATGACGATGTTTGGGGACTACGCCGTTCAGATTTTATTGCTTCTGGCGCCTCTGCTGTTGATCGTGGTCGTTATGGCTGCCGTAGCAAACTACGCCCAGGTCGGCTTCCTCCTTACTGGGGAACCTTTAAAAATGCAGTTGAAAAAACTGGACCCTATTCAGGGATTCAAAAGAATTTTCTCGATGCGTTCGTTAGTCGAATTTTTAAAGTCCGTTCTTAAACTAACTATCATTGGTTTTTTGGTCTATACGACGATATGGGGAGAACGGGGCAATATTGCTTCTTTAGGCCACGTCACGATCGAGGATGCATTTTACTTTACTTCGAAGCTGACGATGAACCTAGGATTAAAGATTGGCGCCGCTTTATTTGTACTAGCGGTACTTGATTATATGTACCAGAAATATGATCACGAGAAAAATTTGAGAATGTCGAAGCAGGACATTAAAGATGAGTACAAGAAAATGGAAGGCGATCCGCTGATCAAAGGCAAAATACGTGAAAGACAGCGCCGTATGGCGCTCCAGCGTATGATGCAAGAAGTTCCTAAAGCGGATGTGATTATTACGAACCCGACCCATTTTGCGGTTGCCTTGAAATACGAAGGCTCGGAAATGGATGCTCCACAAGTCGTTGCCAAGGGTCAGGACTACGTTGCCCTTCGTATTCGAGAGATCGCTAAGGAACACGGCGTTATTATTATGGAAAACAAGCCGCTGGCTCGTGCATTGTTCCAAAGAGCGGAAATCGGGGATACGATTCCTGCGGATTTGTTTCAAGCCGTGGCCGAAGTGCTGGCTTATGTATATAGAATGAAAGGTAAGAGTAAATAA
- the fliR gene encoding flagellar biosynthetic protein FliR: MEILLQGISVFLLVFCRMTAFFVVAPIFSSRGVPNIFKVGLSAMIALLIVIIQGFNQAIPSDLNYLLLVVRELLIGLLMGYVAQLLFTVIQMAGSFIDIQMGFGIVNVIDPMTGASAPVLGNFKYIIATLLFLSMNGHHYLLDAVIRSYNWMPLSNELFQRIYHGTLSEFLVRTFSQAFLLSFQLAAPLVVALFITDVALGFLARTAPQFNVFVIGIPLKIMVGLAMLLLLIPSLIYAFENLFQVLFKSLHNLFGTIGQRPT; the protein is encoded by the coding sequence ATGGAGATCTTACTGCAAGGAATTTCAGTTTTTTTACTTGTTTTTTGTCGAATGACAGCATTTTTTGTCGTAGCTCCGATATTTTCATCACGTGGTGTTCCTAATATATTCAAAGTTGGCTTGTCGGCAATGATCGCATTGTTGATTGTCATTATACAGGGCTTCAATCAGGCGATTCCAAGCGATCTCAACTATCTATTATTGGTGGTTCGCGAGCTGCTGATCGGGTTGCTGATGGGATATGTGGCCCAATTGCTCTTTACGGTTATTCAGATGGCGGGATCTTTTATCGATATTCAAATGGGATTCGGGATCGTGAACGTGATTGATCCGATGACCGGAGCTTCGGCGCCTGTACTGGGCAACTTTAAATACATTATTGCCACTTTGTTATTTCTGTCGATGAATGGTCATCATTACTTGCTGGATGCCGTCATTCGCAGCTATAACTGGATGCCTTTGTCCAATGAGCTGTTTCAGAGAATATATCATGGAACTCTTTCTGAATTTTTAGTCAGAACCTTTAGCCAAGCATTCTTATTATCGTTTCAATTGGCGGCCCCACTGGTTGTTGCACTCTTCATAACCGATGTGGCGCTTGGATTCTTGGCACGAACGGCTCCCCAGTTTAACGTCTTTGTCATTGGGATCCCGCTCAAAATTATGGTCGGACTAGCGATGCTTCTGCTGCTAATCCCCAGCTTGATTTACGCGTTCGAGAATCTGTTTCAGGTATTGTTTAAATCGCTGCATAATTTGTTCGGTACGATCGGGCAAAGACCGACGTAG
- a CDS encoding flagellar FlbD family protein, whose product MISVTRLNGTQAWLNAIMIETVEETPDTYVTLVTGKRMIVLEKAADIIAKVNEYYTEIGIHAATIKVQQTEE is encoded by the coding sequence ATGATATCTGTAACACGTTTGAATGGAACACAAGCATGGTTGAACGCCATTATGATCGAAACAGTAGAAGAAACACCTGATACATACGTAACCCTCGTTACGGGTAAACGTATGATCGTGCTGGAGAAGGCCGCCGACATTATTGCGAAGGTGAATGAATACTACACTGAGATCGGTATCCATGCAGCAACCATTAAAGTGCAACAAACGGAGGAATAG
- the fliM gene encoding flagellar motor switch protein FliM, translating into MVDVLSQNEIDALLAALSSGEMDAEELKKEETQKKIRAYDFKRAVRFSKDHIRSLTRIHENFARFLTTYFSAQLRTFVQINVVQVEQLPYDEFIRSIPKMTILNIFEAEPLEGRMVLEVHPNVAFAMLDRLLGGIGMAPSKIGALTEIETIIMERIFSRAFESLQEAWKTVIDISPRMEGLETNPQFMQIVSPNETIALISLSTKIGDTTGMINLCIPHVVIEPIMPKLSVHHWFVSQKKSRVPEEVDALRNRVNKAKLPIVAELGESQLTIQEFLGLSVGDVISLNKPVHDGLAIRVGDKLKYIGSPGTLKDRVAVQIDEIVSEGVEELDE; encoded by the coding sequence TTGGTAGATGTATTATCGCAGAACGAAATCGATGCACTGCTCGCCGCGTTGTCTTCTGGTGAAATGGATGCAGAGGAACTGAAAAAGGAAGAAACGCAGAAGAAAATCCGGGCCTATGATTTTAAACGGGCGGTAAGGTTTTCCAAGGATCATATCCGCAGCTTAACCCGGATTCACGAGAATTTTGCGAGATTTCTTACCACCTATTTTTCAGCGCAGCTCCGTACATTTGTCCAAATCAACGTCGTTCAAGTCGAACAGCTGCCTTATGATGAATTTATACGTTCTATACCCAAAATGACGATTCTTAATATATTCGAAGCAGAGCCATTGGAAGGAAGAATGGTGCTCGAAGTTCATCCAAACGTCGCATTTGCTATGTTGGATAGACTGCTCGGCGGGATTGGAATGGCCCCGTCCAAAATCGGGGCTTTGACTGAAATTGAGACAATTATTATGGAACGAATTTTTAGCCGGGCTTTTGAAAGCCTGCAGGAGGCTTGGAAAACCGTCATTGACATTAGTCCGCGAATGGAAGGATTGGAGACGAATCCTCAGTTTATGCAAATCGTTTCGCCTAACGAGACGATTGCCCTCATTTCGCTGAGTACTAAAATCGGTGACACGACGGGAATGATCAACTTATGTATTCCGCATGTTGTCATCGAGCCGATCATGCCGAAGCTCTCGGTTCATCATTGGTTCGTATCCCAGAAGAAGTCGCGTGTTCCCGAAGAGGTGGATGCTCTTCGCAATCGCGTAAACAAAGCTAAACTGCCGATCGTTGCTGAACTTGGAGAGTCACAACTTACGATTCAAGAATTTTTAGGGTTGTCTGTCGGAGATGTGATTTCCCTAAACAAGCCTGTTCATGACGGGCTCGCCATAAGAGTCGGCGACAAACTGAAATATATCGGCAGTCCGGGTACGCTTAAAGATCGAGTCGCCGTTCAAATTGACGAAATTGTCAGCGAAGGAGTTGAGGAACTTGACGAGTAA
- a CDS encoding response regulator, with the protein MANRILIVDDAAFMRMMIRDILTKNGFEVVGEAQDGAQAVEKFKELQPDLVTMDITMPEMDGIAALKEIKQLDPNAKVIMCSAMGQQAMVIDAIQAGAKDFIVKPFQSDRVIEAINKTLGL; encoded by the coding sequence ATGGCAAACCGAATTTTAATCGTAGACGATGCTGCTTTTATGAGAATGATGATCCGCGACATTTTGACGAAAAACGGTTTCGAGGTTGTAGGGGAAGCACAAGACGGCGCGCAGGCTGTCGAGAAGTTTAAGGAGCTTCAGCCGGACCTTGTTACTATGGACATTACGATGCCAGAAATGGACGGCATTGCCGCGCTCAAAGAAATCAAACAACTAGATCCGAATGCAAAAGTTATTATGTGCTCGGCTATGGGTCAACAGGCGATGGTCATCGACGCGATTCAAGCCGGTGCCAAGGACTTCATCGTTAAGCCATTCCAATCCGACCGGGTTATTGAAGCAATCAATAAGACTTTAGGTTTGTAG